The following proteins come from a genomic window of Edaphobacter sp. 4G125:
- the lipA gene encoding lipoyl synthase — MTPVSELVQIDLSPKKPTPKPAWLKAKAPMGETFHNLKKMARELHLHTVCESAQCPNIGECWNQKAATFMMLGNLCTRRCGFCAVPKGKPEPIDQDEPRRVAYAVAQLGLNHAVITSVNRDDDNIGAAQAFVSVVEEIRKQAPGCRVEILTPDFQGNEESLRMVVAIRPEILNHNIETVPRLYRVAKSGGRYEKSLHFLKHAKEIAAEMFNDREGDQIVTKTGIIVGLGEEMHELLAVFRDLADRKVDILTVGQYLRPSRDHLPMKRYYTPEEFAFLKHEALAMGFKHVESGPLVRSSYHAQEQAESTGLTNSPREKELIKKA, encoded by the coding sequence ATGACGCCCGTATCCGAGCTGGTCCAGATCGATCTCTCGCCGAAGAAGCCCACGCCCAAGCCGGCGTGGCTGAAGGCGAAGGCCCCGATGGGTGAGACCTTCCACAACCTGAAGAAGATGGCGCGCGAGCTGCATCTGCACACGGTGTGTGAGAGTGCGCAGTGTCCAAATATCGGGGAGTGCTGGAACCAGAAGGCCGCGACCTTCATGATGCTCGGCAATCTATGCACGCGTCGTTGCGGATTCTGTGCCGTGCCCAAAGGCAAACCAGAGCCAATCGACCAGGATGAGCCACGTCGCGTGGCCTATGCCGTGGCGCAATTGGGTCTCAACCATGCTGTTATCACCAGCGTGAACCGCGATGACGACAACATCGGTGCAGCGCAGGCTTTTGTCAGCGTGGTCGAAGAGATTCGCAAACAGGCTCCCGGTTGCCGCGTCGAGATCCTCACGCCCGATTTCCAGGGCAATGAGGAGTCGCTACGCATGGTCGTCGCTATACGGCCTGAAATTCTGAATCACAACATCGAGACGGTGCCTCGCCTCTACCGCGTGGCCAAGTCAGGCGGCCGCTACGAGAAGTCGCTGCACTTCCTGAAGCATGCGAAAGAGATTGCCGCAGAGATGTTCAACGACCGCGAGGGCGACCAGATCGTTACCAAGACCGGCATCATCGTCGGGTTGGGCGAGGAGATGCACGAGCTGCTCGCAGTCTTCCGTGATTTGGCTGATCGCAAAGTCGACATTCTCACCGTGGGTCAGTACCTGCGCCCCTCACGCGATCATCTGCCGATGAAGCGCTATTACACTCCCGAGGAGTTTGCTTTCCTCAAGCATGAGGCATTGGCGATGGGCTTCAAGCATGTCGAGAGCGGTCCGCTGGTACGTTCGAGTTACCATGCGCAGGAGCAGGCGGAGTCGACTGGACTAACGAATTCCCCGCGGGAAAAGGAACTCATCAAGAAGGCATGA
- the purL gene encoding phosphoribosylformylglycinamidine synthase subunit PurL: MAHLQAEQPLTVPSPATITPELLKQHSITPDEYKRIEAALGRTPSLTELGIFSVMWSEHCSYKSSRVHLKRLPTKGDRTSGPGSVVQGPGENAGIIDVGDGWACAFKIESHNHPSYIEPYQGAATGVGGILRDIFTMNARPLAVMDSLRFGPLDETEPDEALRVKNHQVVTGVVHGIAGYGNCFGVPNLGGETRFEPCYSGNPLVNAFALGLVKKDEIFYAKAVGVGNPVIYVGAKTGRDGIHGATMASEEFTEGSEQKRPNVQMGDPFMEKLLLEACIEAMATGAVLGIQDMGAAGLTCSTCEMGARGGLGLTVELDRVPQRETGMTSYEIMLSESQERMLLVADKNRAVEVLDVFSKWGLDASIVGEVTAEPKMRITQGGVLMADIPNVSLTDDAPVYHRPVGTWNPPVPKDPPAHVLEELKKPRDYTADLKKLLASANICDKRWVYEQYDSMVQTNTVQGPGGEAGVMRIKGTGTKGTSLSPMDDREQAHALRERGLAMALAGNGRWAYLDPKLGAMHAVAEAARKVACTGATPVSATNCLNFGNPEKPEIMAQLSNAIDGMSEACKALGTPITGGNVSLYNETKGVGIYPTPVVGIVGIIDDVTKAVPANFRKAGDTVLFLSALTGKDRNAKQDMGATDFAKTVLGELWGAPPVLHLEEEVALQKALIALADKGLLKSAGDLSDGGCATAFAKGGFPRNLGVKIVMKMESDDSFLLTERLFSEVGSSVIATVDPANLDEIQTVLKDVGRVWAFPIGEVTSGKYTVEINGKMLIDTSIAELKAAWSGALESQIADELVTA, translated from the coding sequence ATGGCCCATCTGCAAGCAGAACAGCCCCTGACGGTACCTTCCCCAGCGACGATCACCCCGGAGCTGTTGAAGCAGCATAGTATTACTCCCGATGAGTACAAACGGATCGAAGCGGCCCTTGGCCGTACCCCCAGCCTGACCGAGCTGGGGATTTTTTCGGTCATGTGGTCCGAGCACTGCTCGTACAAGTCCTCCCGCGTTCATTTGAAAAGACTTCCGACGAAGGGTGACCGCACCTCCGGCCCTGGTTCTGTGGTGCAGGGGCCCGGAGAGAACGCCGGAATCATCGACGTGGGCGACGGATGGGCCTGCGCCTTCAAGATCGAGTCGCATAATCATCCCAGCTACATCGAGCCCTACCAGGGCGCGGCGACGGGTGTGGGCGGAATTCTGCGCGACATCTTCACCATGAACGCCCGTCCGTTGGCCGTCATGGATTCACTCCGCTTCGGCCCTCTCGACGAGACCGAGCCTGACGAGGCGCTCCGGGTGAAGAACCATCAGGTGGTCACTGGTGTCGTACATGGTATCGCGGGTTACGGCAACTGCTTCGGCGTGCCTAACCTCGGCGGCGAAACCCGCTTCGAGCCGTGCTACTCCGGTAATCCTTTGGTCAACGCCTTCGCGCTTGGATTGGTGAAGAAGGACGAGATCTTCTATGCCAAGGCGGTCGGCGTCGGTAATCCCGTGATCTACGTGGGAGCCAAGACGGGCCGCGACGGTATCCACGGCGCGACCATGGCCAGCGAAGAGTTCACTGAGGGCTCCGAGCAGAAACGCCCCAACGTGCAGATGGGCGATCCTTTCATGGAGAAGCTGCTGCTCGAGGCCTGCATCGAGGCCATGGCCACCGGCGCCGTACTCGGCATTCAGGACATGGGCGCGGCTGGCCTCACCTGCTCCACCTGCGAGATGGGCGCTCGTGGCGGACTCGGCCTGACTGTTGAATTAGATAGAGTCCCGCAGCGCGAAACCGGCATGACCAGCTACGAGATCATGCTGTCGGAGTCGCAGGAGCGCATGCTTCTGGTTGCCGACAAAAATCGAGCCGTCGAAGTCCTCGATGTCTTCTCCAAGTGGGGCCTCGATGCCTCCATCGTGGGCGAGGTCACCGCGGAGCCGAAGATGCGCATCACGCAGGGTGGCGTGCTGATGGCCGACATCCCGAACGTCTCGCTGACGGACGATGCTCCGGTCTACCACCGGCCTGTCGGTACGTGGAATCCTCCTGTGCCGAAGGATCCTCCAGCACATGTGCTCGAAGAGTTGAAGAAACCACGCGATTACACCGCCGACCTCAAGAAGCTGTTGGCCTCGGCGAACATCTGCGACAAACGCTGGGTCTACGAGCAGTACGACTCGATGGTCCAGACCAACACCGTGCAGGGCCCCGGCGGCGAGGCCGGCGTCATGCGCATCAAGGGCACTGGCACCAAAGGTACATCGCTCTCTCCGATGGACGACCGCGAGCAGGCGCATGCTCTGCGCGAGCGCGGACTCGCGATGGCACTCGCGGGCAATGGTCGCTGGGCCTACCTCGATCCCAAGCTGGGCGCGATGCACGCCGTAGCCGAGGCTGCCCGCAAGGTCGCCTGCACCGGCGCAACACCTGTTTCCGCCACGAACTGCCTGAACTTCGGCAACCCTGAAAAGCCGGAGATCATGGCGCAGCTCTCGAATGCCATCGACGGCATGTCCGAGGCCTGCAAGGCGCTGGGAACGCCGATCACCGGCGGCAACGTCTCTCTCTACAACGAGACCAAAGGCGTGGGAATCTATCCGACGCCGGTGGTTGGGATCGTCGGCATTATTGATGATGTGACCAAGGCCGTACCCGCAAACTTCCGGAAAGCAGGCGACACGGTTCTCTTTCTTTCAGCTCTTACCGGCAAAGATCGCAACGCTAAGCAGGACATGGGAGCAACGGACTTCGCAAAGACCGTGCTTGGTGAGCTATGGGGCGCTCCTCCTGTGCTTCACCTCGAGGAAGAAGTTGCTTTGCAGAAAGCACTCATTGCTCTCGCTGATAAAGGTCTTCTCAAATCGGCAGGCGATCTCTCCGATGGCGGCTGTGCAACCGCATTTGCCAAGGGCGGGTTCCCGCGCAATCTTGGTGTGAAGATTGTGATGAAGATGGAATCAGACGATTCTTTTCTGCTGACAGAGCGTCTCTTCAGTGAAGTAGGTTCTTCGGTGATCGCGACGGTTGATCCTGCAAATCTCGATGAGATTCAAACTGTATTGAAGGACGTTGGAAGAGTGTGGGCCTTCCCCATCGGGGAGGTTACCAGTGGCAAGTACACAGTAGAAATCAATGGCAAGATGCTGATCGATACATCGATTGCCGAGTTAAAAGCGGCGTGGTCCGGTGCTCTTGAATCCCAAATTGCAGACGAGCTGGTGACAGCATGA
- a CDS encoding NAD-dependent epimerase/dehydratase family protein, whose protein sequence is MKQNQNILVTGGSGFFGGVLKRRLLSEGYAVTNIDLVADTDTHPALTSIRGDIRDAALLDSIFAKGDFRAVLHCAALLAHDTVDDNDLWTSNVDGTRNIAEACRTHGVRQLVFTSTNCLWASNLGHEVREDEPPNPVELYGRSKLAAEQALKPYETELNIITIRCPTIIDSGRLGLLAILFEFIDDGKKVWVVGTGGNRYQFIYAQDLATACIQAMAYPHSDLFHIGSENVCSLREVYEAVIRDAGTKARVAQLPKAPTIAAMKLAHKLGVSPLGPYHYRMIAEDFIFDTTRIRERLGWRPTVTNQQMMIEAYRYYSSQRRQIHSRKEVSAHSKPAEMGVIRLLKWLS, encoded by the coding sequence ATGAAACAGAACCAAAATATCCTTGTTACCGGCGGTTCCGGCTTCTTTGGTGGAGTCCTCAAACGCCGCCTCCTTTCAGAAGGTTATGCCGTTACGAACATCGATCTCGTTGCCGACACGGATACACACCCGGCGCTGACCAGCATCCGGGGCGATATTCGCGATGCGGCTCTGCTTGACTCTATTTTCGCGAAAGGCGACTTTCGTGCCGTCCTGCACTGCGCTGCGCTGTTGGCCCACGATACCGTTGACGACAACGACCTGTGGACTTCAAACGTCGATGGCACACGCAATATTGCCGAAGCGTGCCGGACTCACGGCGTACGGCAGCTCGTCTTTACCTCAACCAACTGCCTGTGGGCCTCGAACCTGGGCCATGAGGTGCGCGAGGACGAGCCGCCGAATCCGGTCGAGTTGTACGGGCGCTCGAAGCTTGCTGCCGAACAAGCCTTAAAGCCTTACGAGACAGAACTGAACATCATCACCATCCGCTGCCCGACCATCATCGATTCAGGCCGCCTCGGCCTACTCGCAATCCTCTTCGAGTTCATTGACGACGGCAAGAAGGTATGGGTGGTCGGCACAGGCGGCAATCGCTACCAGTTCATCTATGCTCAGGACCTGGCCACAGCCTGCATCCAGGCGATGGCCTACCCGCACTCGGACCTCTTCCATATTGGCTCGGAAAATGTCTGTTCCCTGCGCGAGGTTTACGAGGCGGTCATCCGTGACGCCGGCACCAAGGCTCGCGTGGCACAGTTGCCGAAGGCTCCGACAATCGCAGCAATGAAGCTCGCGCACAAGCTTGGCGTCTCCCCCCTGGGCCCATACCACTACCGCATGATTGCAGAGGACTTCATCTTTGACACAACACGCATTCGCGAAAGGCTCGGCTGGCGCCCCACAGTGACCAACCAGCAGATGATGATCGAAGCCTACCGTTACTACTCCTCGCAGCGGCGGCAGATTCACTCGCGCAAAGAGGTCTCGGCACACTCAAAGCCTGCGGAGATGGGCGTGATCCGGCTGCTGAAATGGCTCTCTTAG
- a CDS encoding ArnT family glycosyltransferase, protein MAELLSLIDKIKDVKLDRLWKWMKGDDLGGSRARLPWRLFWTGLIVRLLYIVLAHSYHFRALNDHFQYGWEAGRIARALATGYGYADPFSGHTGPTAWLTPIYPLIMAGAFKLFGVYTPLSAFAILAVNSIFSAATAPAVYEIAWRCYDAQGFGRRVALWSGWIWALYPAALQYAVRWLWEMSITACVFAWILVIALRFRRIGDTSSTPEHNAVCLWSFFGVLWAAVALSNPSLLLTLPVTAIWMLMGSQNGVEIRKNLTRAGLAAILFLCCTAPWVYRNWRVFQAFIPTRGNFGAELCQSVLPSNGGFPWGGTIPPTTASPEFQRYRSIGEVAYVREQGAKANVIIATDRSRIVGYAFKRIYFFWFGVPKPAEQGILVEATRRLNYCFITMAALMGLALSLHRKVPAAGLFASIFLVMPLPYYMLTVQARFRHPLEPVMTVLIVFLFQSAVIKRTRDTSKKRVSAGAAR, encoded by the coding sequence ATGGCAGAACTGCTATCCCTTATCGATAAAATCAAAGATGTGAAGCTCGATCGGTTGTGGAAATGGATGAAAGGCGACGACCTCGGGGGGAGTCGCGCACGTCTACCATGGCGTCTATTCTGGACTGGCCTGATCGTGCGCCTTCTGTATATCGTTCTGGCTCATTCCTATCACTTTCGCGCGCTCAACGACCATTTCCAATATGGTTGGGAAGCGGGCCGCATCGCCCGAGCGCTGGCCACTGGTTACGGCTACGCCGATCCATTCTCCGGACACACTGGTCCGACAGCCTGGCTGACTCCAATCTACCCCTTGATCATGGCTGGGGCTTTTAAGCTGTTTGGCGTCTATACGCCTTTATCAGCATTCGCTATTCTGGCCGTCAATAGCATCTTTTCTGCAGCCACTGCACCAGCTGTCTATGAAATTGCCTGGCGTTGTTACGATGCGCAGGGCTTCGGACGACGGGTAGCGCTCTGGTCTGGCTGGATATGGGCTCTATACCCTGCAGCGCTGCAGTACGCCGTCCGCTGGCTCTGGGAGATGTCGATCACCGCCTGCGTTTTCGCCTGGATTCTGGTGATCGCGCTGCGCTTTCGCAGAATCGGCGACACATCCTCGACACCTGAGCACAACGCGGTGTGTCTGTGGAGCTTCTTCGGTGTGCTGTGGGCGGCGGTTGCACTCTCCAATCCTTCGCTATTATTGACGCTTCCAGTCACAGCAATTTGGATGTTAATGGGTTCACAGAATGGTGTGGAGATACGCAAAAATCTCACTCGCGCCGGACTCGCTGCAATCCTGTTTCTCTGTTGCACAGCACCATGGGTTTACCGGAATTGGCGCGTCTTTCAAGCTTTCATCCCCACACGCGGCAACTTCGGCGCAGAACTTTGCCAATCCGTCTTGCCCTCCAACGGCGGCTTTCCCTGGGGTGGAACGATTCCTCCAACAACCGCATCGCCGGAATTTCAACGTTACCGTAGCATCGGCGAAGTCGCTTACGTGCGCGAACAGGGAGCCAAGGCAAACGTGATCATCGCCACGGACCGGAGTCGTATTGTGGGATACGCCTTCAAACGCATCTACTTCTTCTGGTTCGGGGTTCCCAAGCCAGCCGAGCAAGGCATCCTGGTGGAAGCCACCCGGCGACTCAACTATTGCTTTATCACGATGGCTGCACTGATGGGACTCGCTCTCTCTCTGCATCGCAAAGTACCCGCAGCAGGACTCTTTGCCAGCATCTTTCTCGTCATGCCTCTCCCCTATTACATGCTCACGGTACAGGCACGTTTCCGCCATCCTCTGGAACCCGTTATGACAGTCTTGATCGTCTTTCTTTTTCAGTCCGCCGTCATAAAGCGCACTCGAGACACGTCCAAGAAAAGAGTCTCCGCAGGTGCGGCTCGATGA
- a CDS encoding acido-empty-quinoprotein group A — translation MQKNLLQSGMIHMVLAGAAALSLLCSPSKAQEVKTPTLDPKALTLFSKPDDVWPTYNGDYSGRRYISLDQVNQKNIADLKVKWKYKIEGVTIRGSGNPTIKSTPLMVDGVLYFTVPDHVFAVDARTGKERWHYDFQDHGGHVLGQRGVGMYGKWIYFLTPDGWFISLDSGTGKERWRKKVADEKLQYFTTMAAVIVKNHVIIGVGGDAMDVRGYLESRDPETGELQWRWWSEPLKMGDPGSETWPTQAAMDHGGGMTWMPGTYDPELNLIYWGTGNTNPVYAGQSRKGANLYTDSIVALDPDTGKMKWYFQGSPHDTHDWDNVETPILFDTKIDGKPRKLLAQAARCGYFFVLDRETGKNLVSKPFTLSANWSMGLDERGQPIPNPDKDPKVDGSMVDIPANGATNWPAPSYSSKTELFYVNASEGYSIAWLYDTSSDPQGYAGGASGHFDPKSSLIALDVKTGDVRWKHVAKSAGGEGGGGMAGGILTTSGDLLFTGDSDRFAAFDPATGKILWSSKLGTAVSNGPSTWKLDGTQNVIVGAGDTLYSFTLNGK, via the coding sequence ATGCAGAAGAATTTGCTCCAATCCGGGATGATTCACATGGTGCTGGCTGGCGCTGCGGCGTTATCGCTGCTCTGTTCGCCTTCGAAGGCGCAGGAAGTAAAGACCCCCACCCTCGACCCGAAGGCGCTCACCCTCTTCTCCAAGCCCGACGATGTCTGGCCCACCTACAATGGCGACTACTCGGGGCGCCGCTACATCTCCCTCGATCAGGTTAACCAGAAGAACATCGCCGACCTCAAGGTGAAGTGGAAGTACAAGATCGAAGGCGTCACCATTCGCGGCAGCGGAAACCCTACGATTAAGTCCACGCCTTTAATGGTGGATGGTGTTCTCTACTTCACCGTTCCTGACCACGTCTTCGCCGTCGACGCCCGTACCGGCAAGGAGCGCTGGCATTACGACTTTCAGGATCATGGCGGCCACGTCCTCGGACAGCGCGGCGTGGGCATGTACGGCAAGTGGATCTACTTCCTCACCCCCGATGGCTGGTTCATCTCGCTTGACTCGGGAACAGGAAAAGAACGCTGGCGCAAGAAGGTCGCAGACGAGAAGCTGCAGTACTTCACCACGATGGCCGCGGTCATCGTGAAGAACCACGTCATCATCGGCGTCGGCGGCGACGCGATGGATGTGCGCGGCTATCTCGAATCCCGTGACCCAGAAACCGGCGAGTTGCAGTGGCGCTGGTGGTCCGAGCCGTTGAAGATGGGCGACCCCGGCTCCGAGACCTGGCCGACACAGGCAGCGATGGATCACGGCGGCGGCATGACCTGGATGCCCGGTACCTATGACCCCGAGTTGAACCTCATCTATTGGGGCACCGGTAACACTAACCCGGTCTATGCAGGACAGAGCCGCAAAGGCGCCAATCTCTATACCGACTCTATCGTTGCGCTCGACCCCGACACCGGCAAGATGAAGTGGTACTTCCAGGGCTCGCCGCACGACACCCACGACTGGGACAACGTCGAGACACCGATCCTCTTCGACACAAAGATCGACGGCAAGCCGCGCAAGCTGCTGGCACAGGCCGCACGCTGCGGTTACTTCTTTGTGCTCGACCGCGAGACCGGCAAGAATCTCGTCTCAAAGCCATTCACCCTCTCGGCCAATTGGTCCATGGGGCTTGATGAGCGTGGACAGCCCATCCCCAATCCAGACAAGGATCCCAAAGTCGATGGCTCGATGGTCGATATTCCGGCCAATGGAGCCACCAACTGGCCTGCCCCAAGTTACAGCTCGAAGACGGAACTCTTCTACGTGAACGCCAGCGAAGGCTACAGCATCGCCTGGTTGTATGACACCTCAAGCGACCCCCAGGGGTACGCCGGTGGAGCGAGCGGCCACTTCGATCCAAAATCCTCTCTGATTGCTCTGGATGTGAAGACCGGCGACGTCCGCTGGAAGCACGTCGCGAAGTCCGCCGGTGGAGAGGGAGGCGGTGGCATGGCCGGGGGAATCCTTACCACTTCAGGCGACCTGCTCTTTACCGGAGACTCGGACCGCTTCGCCGCCTTCGATCCGGCAACCGGAAAGATACTCTGGTCCTCGAAGCTTGGAACAGCCGTGAGCAACGGCCCATCGACCTGGAAGCTCGACGGCACACAGAACGTCATCGTCGGAGCGGGCGATACGCTCTACAGCTTTACGTTGAACGGAAAGTAG
- a CDS encoding DinB family protein — protein sequence MFTLDGVRKFHDWTHASLNLLLDHLSSIPTIDYEKVVPNFGFPTLREQVIHIFNCEGFWIYTLQGLPYNDRESADCPTVTDAKLFEQDVALQTRTYLSGLTDQQLNSAVELKFSDEDGAIRTPAFVLHHILTHAFHHKGQIVAMCRALGHPASDTDLFRFG from the coding sequence ATGTTCACCCTCGACGGCGTTCGAAAATTCCATGACTGGACCCATGCAAGTCTTAATCTTTTGCTAGACCATCTATCCTCAATCCCGACAATCGATTATGAGAAAGTGGTGCCAAACTTTGGCTTTCCTACACTGCGCGAACAGGTGATTCATATTTTTAACTGCGAGGGGTTCTGGATCTACACGCTGCAGGGGCTCCCATACAACGACCGCGAATCTGCGGACTGCCCTACAGTCACGGACGCGAAGCTCTTCGAGCAGGACGTTGCGCTGCAGACACGAACGTATTTATCAGGACTGACGGATCAGCAGCTTAACTCCGCCGTTGAACTTAAATTCTCGGACGAAGATGGCGCTATCCGCACTCCTGCATTTGTCCTTCACCATATCCTGACTCACGCTTTTCATCACAAGGGTCAGATCGTTGCAATGTGTCGAGCGCTGGGCCATCCCGCATCTGATACCGATCTCTTTCGGTTTGGATGA
- a CDS encoding PrnB family protein, whose translation MPQLFFETQVSHNRGFLPLHDPLTHLPKPFDAWEDVARQLPKLLASDQIHRTITGLPPFPIEEIHDRRELERAMVLLSYLGHAYVWGGTRPATVLPARLAVPWYDVAEKLGRPPVLSYSSYALHNFFRFDPSREIECGNIGLIQNFLGGLDEEWFIMIHVEIERKAAPAMGLLHACLDAAEAGEAENLEALLAQVESSLRSIHATMLRMPEHCDPYIYYHRVRPYIHGWKNHPDLPNGLIYESVAAFGGRPQQFRGETGAQSSIVPSLDALLGVTHQQDVLSLYLQEMRAYMPPEHRAFIESLEGRPSVRGFVQRCGKPSLTSIYNACTEAVENFRSLHLEYAAKYIFHQAQTDPKNPHAVGTGGTPFMQYLKKHRDETGQSRMV comes from the coding sequence ATGCCACAGTTGTTCTTCGAAACCCAAGTTAGCCACAATCGCGGTTTTCTTCCCCTTCATGACCCCCTAACTCATCTTCCCAAACCCTTCGATGCATGGGAGGATGTTGCTCGTCAGTTACCTAAACTCCTTGCTTCAGACCAGATTCACCGCACCATCACAGGCTTGCCGCCATTCCCAATCGAAGAGATACACGACCGCCGCGAATTGGAACGAGCCATGGTTCTTCTCAGTTATCTCGGACACGCCTACGTGTGGGGTGGGACTCGGCCTGCAACAGTCCTACCGGCACGCTTAGCCGTGCCCTGGTATGACGTTGCCGAGAAGTTGGGGCGGCCCCCCGTCCTCAGCTACAGCAGCTACGCGCTTCACAACTTCTTCCGCTTCGACCCATCGCGGGAGATCGAATGCGGCAACATTGGTCTCATCCAGAACTTTCTGGGTGGCCTCGATGAGGAGTGGTTCATCATGATCCACGTTGAGATCGAACGTAAGGCTGCACCAGCGATGGGCTTATTGCATGCCTGTCTTGACGCCGCCGAAGCAGGAGAAGCGGAGAATCTCGAAGCACTTCTCGCCCAAGTCGAATCCTCATTACGCTCGATACATGCCACCATGCTGCGGATGCCGGAGCACTGCGATCCGTATATCTACTATCACCGCGTGCGGCCATATATTCATGGCTGGAAGAACCATCCCGATCTCCCTAATGGACTGATCTACGAAAGTGTCGCTGCCTTCGGCGGTCGTCCGCAACAGTTTCGCGGCGAAACCGGGGCACAAAGCTCGATCGTACCGTCGCTCGACGCTTTGCTCGGTGTGACGCACCAACAGGATGTACTCAGCCTATATTTGCAGGAGATGCGGGCCTATATGCCGCCGGAGCATCGTGCCTTCATCGAATCGCTCGAAGGCAGACCTTCAGTGAGAGGGTTTGTACAACGCTGCGGCAAGCCATCCCTTACGTCGATCTACAATGCTTGCACCGAAGCGGTCGAGAACTTTCGTTCGCTTCATTTGGAGTATGCGGCGAAATACATCTTCCATCAGGCGCAGACCGACCCGAAGAACCCGCATGCAGTCGGCACGGGCGGGACCCCGTTCATGCAATACCTCAAGAAACATCGTGATGAGACGGGACAAAGTCGGATGGTGTAA
- a CDS encoding cold-shock protein yields MEQGTVKWFNDAKGFGFLSREGGEDVFVHFSAIQSNGFRSLQEGQAVQFNVVKGPKGWQAENVQVL; encoded by the coding sequence ATGGAACAAGGTACAGTAAAGTGGTTCAACGATGCGAAGGGCTTTGGCTTCCTGAGCCGTGAGGGTGGCGAGGACGTTTTCGTCCACTTCTCCGCGATTCAGTCGAACGGTTTCCGTTCACTTCAGGAAGGCCAGGCAGTTCAGTTCAACGTGGTCAAGGGCCCCAAGGGCTGGCAGGCGGAGAACGTTCAGGTTCTGTAA
- the dut gene encoding dUTP diphosphatase, with product MSEVRIGVKKLVPEARLPRYAHVGEYGDLAADLYAAEGIILESGSTVAIPTGVAMEFPSTHGALVEDRSGLALKGVTTLAGVIDPGYRGEIRIVVTNLGAAAVEVKSGDRIAQLRIVQRIQASFTEVEELGEAARGAGGFGSTGVR from the coding sequence TTGAGCGAAGTAAGGATTGGTGTGAAAAAGCTGGTTCCGGAGGCGCGTCTTCCGCGCTATGCGCATGTAGGGGAGTATGGCGATCTGGCTGCGGACCTCTATGCCGCTGAAGGCATCATTCTTGAATCAGGGTCGACGGTTGCGATTCCGACCGGCGTGGCGATGGAGTTCCCTTCTACTCACGGTGCGCTGGTTGAGGACCGCTCCGGTCTCGCGCTAAAGGGAGTTACGACACTGGCCGGAGTGATTGATCCGGGATACCGTGGCGAGATTCGCATTGTTGTGACCAACTTGGGCGCGGCGGCTGTAGAGGTGAAATCGGGCGACCGCATCGCGCAGCTTCGCATCGTCCAGCGCATTCAGGCTTCATTTACCGAGGTGGAAGAGCTAGGCGAGGCCGCGCGAGGAGCCGGAGGTTTTGGCAGCACTGGGGTGCGGTAA
- a CDS encoding c-type cytochrome: MTRTRAILLSATGLLCFFALPVALHLRPVLAGAQEPEYHSQQSLQQAPSPARQSGRRMDSHTALGLGRLPNAEAAKRGEPLYNQNCAACHGEGARGGIGPNLVRSVLVLHDDDDSEIARVIRGGRPQAGMPPFKQLTDPQVRDIAEYLHQLVELAANRGLYKSAETMTSGNIDKGKAFFAANCASCHSVTSDLAGIGAKYSQPSALIVRIAWPASRGPVTVTVTTPEGHKFTGTLEHYDDFETTLKTSGKTFTWATDSVHVEMPDKLAGHRALLPKYSDDDLHDLTRYLLTIK, encoded by the coding sequence ATGACGAGAACACGAGCGATTCTGTTGTCTGCAACTGGTCTGCTCTGCTTCTTCGCATTGCCTGTTGCGCTCCATCTCCGCCCCGTCCTTGCCGGTGCTCAGGAGCCGGAGTACCACTCCCAGCAGTCGCTCCAGCAAGCTCCATCCCCTGCCCGTCAGTCCGGCCGACGTATGGACTCCCACACTGCACTCGGCCTCGGCCGTCTCCCCAACGCTGAGGCAGCCAAACGCGGTGAACCACTCTACAACCAGAACTGCGCCGCATGCCATGGCGAAGGTGCACGTGGCGGCATCGGCCCCAACCTCGTTCGTTCCGTGTTGGTACTGCACGATGACGACGACTCCGAGATCGCCAGGGTTATCCGCGGAGGCCGCCCCCAGGCTGGCATGCCTCCCTTCAAACAGCTGACCGACCCTCAGGTGCGCGACATCGCCGAATACCTGCACCAGCTGGTCGAGCTAGCCGCCAATCGTGGCTTATATAAAAGTGCCGAGACGATGACCTCCGGCAACATCGACAAGGGTAAGGCCTTCTTCGCCGCCAACTGTGCCTCCTGCCACTCCGTTACCAGCGATCTCGCCGGCATCGGAGCCAAGTATTCGCAGCCCTCAGCTCTTATTGTGCGCATCGCTTGGCCCGCCAGCCGCGGCCCGGTCACCGTCACCGTTACTACTCCCGAGGGCCATAAGTTCACCGGTACCCTCGAGCACTACGACGACTTCGAAACCACACTTAAGACCAGCGGCAAGACCTTCACCTGGGCCACCGACTCCGTTCACGTCGAGATGCCCGACAAACTCGCCGGTCACCGCGCTCTGCTGCCGAAGTACTCCGACGACGACCTTCATGATCTGACGCGGTACCTGCTGACGATTAAATAA